From Thunnus albacares chromosome 22, fThuAlb1.1, whole genome shotgun sequence, the proteins below share one genomic window:
- the LOC122973362 gene encoding Y-box-binding protein 2-A-like isoform X2, with the protein MTDAEAQSAPPSAPVEDKPQPERKVIATLVQGTVKWFNVRNGYGFINRNDTKEDVFVHQTAIKKNNPRKFLRSVGDGEVVEFDVIEATKGSEAANVTGPGGIPVKGSRYAPNKRRFRRRFFPRNPRPGDQGKPADGQAPSVEGEGSGENDGTRPQQRRRRPRRPRQEGQDGEAEEQQNGVAEGNQTQRPPRRRFWRPYRRPFRPNSATDEPTEGQQAAAPEETREQTETSEAPQTNGEAAEGQDQKKQRRQSRRRRQRNSESSTSKNDTEKSASEPGTPPPTSKQADLKSTSKSPKSSPRTSPKPPKSPEEAATTVPAPTE; encoded by the exons ATGACCGACGCCGAGGCGCAGAGCGCTCCACCATCGGCACCGGTGGAAGACAAGCCTCAGCCGGAGAGGAAAGTCATAG CCACCTTGGTGCAAGGCACAGTGAAATGGTTCAATGTACGTAACGGATATGGCTTCATAAACAG GAATGATACCAAAGAAGATGTGTTTGTTCATCAG ACTGCTATCAAGAAAAACAATCCTAGGAAATTCCTCCGCAGCGTAGGAGATGGGGAGGTTGTGGAGTTTGATGTGATTGAAGCAACTAAG GGCTCCGAAGCAGCAAATGTGACCGGCCCTGGCGGTATTCCAGTCAAAGGCAGCCGTTACGCACCGAACAAACGCCGCTTCCGTCGACGGTTCTTCCCCCGCAACCCTCGGCCCGGCGACCAGGGCAAGCCGGCTGATGGCCAAGCCCCCTCTGTTGAGGGCGAGGGATCAGGGGAGAACGATGGTACGAGACCTCAGCAGCGCCGTCGTAGGCCCCGCAGACCACGGCAGGAGGGACAAGAT ggGGAAGCTGAAGAGCAACAGAACGGAGTTGCAGAAGGCAATCAAACGCAGCGACCGCCACGGCGTAGATTCTGGCGCCCATACCGCAG GCCGTTCCGCCCAAATTCAGCTACTGATGAGCCAACAGAGGGCCAGCAGGCAGCTGCTCCAGAGGAGACCCGGGAGCAGACGGAGACCTCTGAAGCCCCCCAGACCAACGGAGAAGCAGCTGAGGGCCAAGACCAGAAAAAACAACGGCGCCAGTCGAGACGACGTAGACAAAGGAACTCCGAGTCCTCTACCTCTAAA AACGATACAGAGAAGTCTGCATCGGAGCCTGGTACCCCTCCTCCGACCTCAAAGCAAGCTGACCTGAAATCCACATCCAAATCACCAAAGTCCTCCCCCAGAACTTCCCCTAAACCACCAAAATCACCCGAG GAAGCTGCCACAACAGTCCCGGCACCAACAGAGTGA
- the LOC122973360 gene encoding solute carrier family 2, facilitated glucose transporter member 4-like isoform X1 yields the protein MPSRNNSRSCFLANKQETDCGLSVSGQVPGMWEKLRSFGFDTVTGTLALSVFTAVLGSLEFGYNIGVINAPQKIIEADYNETWVQRYGEPIPTGTLTSLWSLSVAIFSIGGMLSSFCVGFLSEWLGRRKAMLINNLFAFIGGSLMGLAKLCRSFEMMILGRFIIGAYCGLASGLTPMYVGEIAPTSLRGALGTLHQLAIVTGILIAQILGLESLLGGEDLWPVLVGLTVVPTVLQMALLPFCPESPRFLYIVRCQEHHAKSGLRRLTGRPEVGDMLAEMKEEKRRMDMERKVSILELFRSPLYRQPIIISILLQLSQQLSGVNAIFYYSTSIFMKAGVQSPIYATIGAGVVNCAFTVVSLFLIERMGRRTLHMLGLGGMCICAIIMTVALALLDNVPAMSYVSMLAIFGFVAFFEIGPGPIPWFFVAELFSQGPRPAAMAVAGCSNWTANFIIGMCFQYVADLCGPYVFLIFAALLLFFLIFTFFRVPETRGKTFDQIAANFHQRSPGGMMDMDLDLDKPSTELDYLGEESIN from the exons ATGCCATCAAGAAACAATTCCCGAAGCTGCTTCCTTGCCAATAAACAGGAGACTGACTGTGGACTGTCTGTATCAGGGCAGGTTCCAGGGATGTGGGAGAAGCTTAGAAGTTTTGGCTTCGAT ACAGTGACAGGAACCCTTGCTCTCTCAGTCTTCACCGCTGTACTGGGATCTCTGGAGTTTGGGTACAACATCGGTGTCATCAATGCACCTCAGAAG ATCATCGAGGCGGACTACAATGAAACATGGGTGCAGCGGTACGGAGAGCCCATCCCCACAGGGACCCTCACCTCCCTCTGGTCCCTGTCTGTGGCCATCTTCTCCATTGGGGGCATGCTCTCCTCTTTCTGTGTGGGGTTCCTCTCTGAGTGGCTGGGCAG gAGGAAAGCCATGCTCATAAATAACTTGTTTGCCTTCATTGGTGGAAGTCTGATGGGGCTGGCCAAGCTCTGCAGGTCCTTTGAGATGATGATCCTCGGACGTTTCATTATCGGTGCCTACTGCG GGCTGGCATCAGGCTTGACACCGATGTACGTGGGTGAGATTGCTCCTACGAGTCTGAGAGGGGCACTGGGCACGCTGCACCAACTGGCTATAGTCACTGGTATTCTCATAGCACAG ATCCTCGGTTTGGAGTCATTACTGGGCGGTGAGGACTTGTGGCCCGTTTTGGTGGGTTTAACTGTTGTCCCAACTGTACTTCAGATGGCTCTTCTGCCTTTCTGCCCCGAGAGCCCCCGGTTCCTCTACATCGTCCGTTGCCAGGAGCACCACGCAAAGAGTG GCCTGAGAAGGTTGACAGGCAGGCCGGAGGTGGGGGACATGCTGGCagagatgaaggaggagaagaggaggatggacATGGAGAGGAAGGTGTCCATCCTGGAGCTCTTCCGCTCTCCGCTCTACCGCCAGCCCATCATAATTTCCATCCTGCTACAGCTCTCCCAGCAGCTGTCCGGAGTCAATGCA ATTTTCTACTACTCCACCAGTATCTTCATGAAGGCAGGAGTCCAGAGTCCAATCTATGCCACCATAGGGGCTGGCGTAGTGAACTGTGCCTTCACTGTGGTCTCG CTCTTCCTGATTGAGAGGATGGGTCGGCGGACGCTCCACATGCTGGGGCTGGGTGGGATGTGCATCTGTGCCATCATCATGACCGTGGCTCTTGCCTTATTG GACAATGTTCCTGCGATGAGCTACGTCAGCATGCTGGCCATCTTTGGTTTTGTGGCCTTCTTTGAAATTGGTCCGGGCCCCATCCCCTGGTTTTTTGTCGCTGAGCTGTTCTCTCAGGGTCCAAGACCGGCTGCCATGGCTGTGGCCGGCTGCTCCAACTGGACTGCCAACTTCATCATTGGCATGTGCTTCCAGTATGTTGct GATCTTTGTGGGCCATATGTCTTCCTGATCTTCGCAgcactcctcctcttcttcctcatcttcaCATTCTTCAGGGTGCCAGAGACACGGGGCAAGACCTTCGACCAGATTGCAGCAAATTTCCACCAGCGCTCGCCAGGAGGAATGATGGATATGGACTTGGACCTGGACAAGCCCAGCACCGAGCTGGACTACTTGGGGGAGGAAAGCATTAACTGA
- the LOC122973362 gene encoding Y-box-binding protein 2-A-like isoform X1: MTDAEAQSAPPSAPVEDKPQPERKVIATLVQGTVKWFNVRNGYGFINRNDTKEDVFVHQTAIKKNNPRKFLRSVGDGEVVEFDVIEATKGSEAANVTGPGGIPVKGSRYAPNKRRFRRRFFPRNPRPGDQGKPADGQAPSVEGEGSGENDGTRPQQRRRRPRRPRQEGQDGEAEEQQNGVAEGNQTQRPPRRRFWRPYRRPFRPNSATDEPTEGQQAAAPEETREQTETSEAPQTNGEAAEGQDQKKQRRQSRRRRQRNSESSTSKNDTEKSASEPGTPPPTSKQADLKSTSKSPKSSPRTSPKPPKSPEQEAATTVPAPTE, from the exons ATGACCGACGCCGAGGCGCAGAGCGCTCCACCATCGGCACCGGTGGAAGACAAGCCTCAGCCGGAGAGGAAAGTCATAG CCACCTTGGTGCAAGGCACAGTGAAATGGTTCAATGTACGTAACGGATATGGCTTCATAAACAG GAATGATACCAAAGAAGATGTGTTTGTTCATCAG ACTGCTATCAAGAAAAACAATCCTAGGAAATTCCTCCGCAGCGTAGGAGATGGGGAGGTTGTGGAGTTTGATGTGATTGAAGCAACTAAG GGCTCCGAAGCAGCAAATGTGACCGGCCCTGGCGGTATTCCAGTCAAAGGCAGCCGTTACGCACCGAACAAACGCCGCTTCCGTCGACGGTTCTTCCCCCGCAACCCTCGGCCCGGCGACCAGGGCAAGCCGGCTGATGGCCAAGCCCCCTCTGTTGAGGGCGAGGGATCAGGGGAGAACGATGGTACGAGACCTCAGCAGCGCCGTCGTAGGCCCCGCAGACCACGGCAGGAGGGACAAGAT ggGGAAGCTGAAGAGCAACAGAACGGAGTTGCAGAAGGCAATCAAACGCAGCGACCGCCACGGCGTAGATTCTGGCGCCCATACCGCAG GCCGTTCCGCCCAAATTCAGCTACTGATGAGCCAACAGAGGGCCAGCAGGCAGCTGCTCCAGAGGAGACCCGGGAGCAGACGGAGACCTCTGAAGCCCCCCAGACCAACGGAGAAGCAGCTGAGGGCCAAGACCAGAAAAAACAACGGCGCCAGTCGAGACGACGTAGACAAAGGAACTCCGAGTCCTCTACCTCTAAA AACGATACAGAGAAGTCTGCATCGGAGCCTGGTACCCCTCCTCCGACCTCAAAGCAAGCTGACCTGAAATCCACATCCAAATCACCAAAGTCCTCCCCCAGAACTTCCCCTAAACCACCAAAATCACCCGAG CAGGAAGCTGCCACAACAGTCCCGGCACCAACAGAGTGA
- the LOC122973360 gene encoding solute carrier family 2, facilitated glucose transporter member 4-like isoform X2 codes for MPAGFHQLGGETVTGTLALSVFTAVLGSLEFGYNIGVINAPQKIIEADYNETWVQRYGEPIPTGTLTSLWSLSVAIFSIGGMLSSFCVGFLSEWLGRRKAMLINNLFAFIGGSLMGLAKLCRSFEMMILGRFIIGAYCGLASGLTPMYVGEIAPTSLRGALGTLHQLAIVTGILIAQILGLESLLGGEDLWPVLVGLTVVPTVLQMALLPFCPESPRFLYIVRCQEHHAKSGLRRLTGRPEVGDMLAEMKEEKRRMDMERKVSILELFRSPLYRQPIIISILLQLSQQLSGVNAIFYYSTSIFMKAGVQSPIYATIGAGVVNCAFTVVSLFLIERMGRRTLHMLGLGGMCICAIIMTVALALLDNVPAMSYVSMLAIFGFVAFFEIGPGPIPWFFVAELFSQGPRPAAMAVAGCSNWTANFIIGMCFQYVADLCGPYVFLIFAALLLFFLIFTFFRVPETRGKTFDQIAANFHQRSPGGMMDMDLDLDKPSTELDYLGEESIN; via the exons ATGCCAGCCGGGTTTCACCAACTCGGGGGGGAg ACAGTGACAGGAACCCTTGCTCTCTCAGTCTTCACCGCTGTACTGGGATCTCTGGAGTTTGGGTACAACATCGGTGTCATCAATGCACCTCAGAAG ATCATCGAGGCGGACTACAATGAAACATGGGTGCAGCGGTACGGAGAGCCCATCCCCACAGGGACCCTCACCTCCCTCTGGTCCCTGTCTGTGGCCATCTTCTCCATTGGGGGCATGCTCTCCTCTTTCTGTGTGGGGTTCCTCTCTGAGTGGCTGGGCAG gAGGAAAGCCATGCTCATAAATAACTTGTTTGCCTTCATTGGTGGAAGTCTGATGGGGCTGGCCAAGCTCTGCAGGTCCTTTGAGATGATGATCCTCGGACGTTTCATTATCGGTGCCTACTGCG GGCTGGCATCAGGCTTGACACCGATGTACGTGGGTGAGATTGCTCCTACGAGTCTGAGAGGGGCACTGGGCACGCTGCACCAACTGGCTATAGTCACTGGTATTCTCATAGCACAG ATCCTCGGTTTGGAGTCATTACTGGGCGGTGAGGACTTGTGGCCCGTTTTGGTGGGTTTAACTGTTGTCCCAACTGTACTTCAGATGGCTCTTCTGCCTTTCTGCCCCGAGAGCCCCCGGTTCCTCTACATCGTCCGTTGCCAGGAGCACCACGCAAAGAGTG GCCTGAGAAGGTTGACAGGCAGGCCGGAGGTGGGGGACATGCTGGCagagatgaaggaggagaagaggaggatggacATGGAGAGGAAGGTGTCCATCCTGGAGCTCTTCCGCTCTCCGCTCTACCGCCAGCCCATCATAATTTCCATCCTGCTACAGCTCTCCCAGCAGCTGTCCGGAGTCAATGCA ATTTTCTACTACTCCACCAGTATCTTCATGAAGGCAGGAGTCCAGAGTCCAATCTATGCCACCATAGGGGCTGGCGTAGTGAACTGTGCCTTCACTGTGGTCTCG CTCTTCCTGATTGAGAGGATGGGTCGGCGGACGCTCCACATGCTGGGGCTGGGTGGGATGTGCATCTGTGCCATCATCATGACCGTGGCTCTTGCCTTATTG GACAATGTTCCTGCGATGAGCTACGTCAGCATGCTGGCCATCTTTGGTTTTGTGGCCTTCTTTGAAATTGGTCCGGGCCCCATCCCCTGGTTTTTTGTCGCTGAGCTGTTCTCTCAGGGTCCAAGACCGGCTGCCATGGCTGTGGCCGGCTGCTCCAACTGGACTGCCAACTTCATCATTGGCATGTGCTTCCAGTATGTTGct GATCTTTGTGGGCCATATGTCTTCCTGATCTTCGCAgcactcctcctcttcttcctcatcttcaCATTCTTCAGGGTGCCAGAGACACGGGGCAAGACCTTCGACCAGATTGCAGCAAATTTCCACCAGCGCTCGCCAGGAGGAATGATGGATATGGACTTGGACCTGGACAAGCCCAGCACCGAGCTGGACTACTTGGGGGAGGAAAGCATTAACTGA
- the tp53 gene encoding cellular tumor antigen p53 translates to MMEEQSVDNLSLSQTLPLSQDSFQQLWESVCAPSLSTIPAVTPTILSALTVNDAPHEGWKTDDIMLMDDQVLHEGFDEKLFELAPEVSTKDGVTPPASTVPVTTDYPGEFGFQLRFQKSGTAKSVTSTYSELLNKLYCQLAKTSPVEVLVSKEPPQGAILRATAVYKKTEHVADVVRRCPHHQNEDNAEHRSHLIRVEGSQRALYFEDLHTKRQSVTVPYEPPQLGSEMTTILLSFMCNSSCMGGMNRRPILTILTLETPEGLVLGRRCFEVRVCACPGRDRKTEEENSTKTQNGTKQTKKRKSAPASDTTSVKKSKPASSAEEDDKEVFVLYVRGRERYEFLKRINDGQDLLEKENKTKSSASVKQEVPLPSSGKRLLQRGERSDSD, encoded by the exons ATGATGGAAGAGCAAAGTGTCGACAATCTGTCTCTGAGCCAGACCCTGCCACTGAGCCAGGACTCCTTTCAGCAGCTGTGGGAGAGTGT atGTGCACCCTCCCTCTCCACCATTCCAGCTGTAACTCCCACCATCTTATCCGCTTTAACGGTGAATGATGCACCTCATGAGGGATGGAAGACAGATGATATCATG CTTATGGATGACCAAGTGCTGCATGAGGGGTTTGATGAGAAACTGTTTGAGCTTGCCCCGGAGGTGTCCACTAAAGATGGCGTCACTCCCCCAGCCTCCACCGTCCCGGTCACAACTGACTACCCGGGGGAGTTTGGCTTCCAGCTGCGTTTTCAGAAGTCCGGCACCGCCAAGTCCGTCACTTCCACC TATTCGGAGCTTCTCAACAAACTGTACTGCCAGCTGGCGAAGACCAGCCCTGTCGAAGTGCTGGTGAGCAAGGAGCCTCCTCAGGGTGCTATACTCAGGGCCACAGCGGTTTACAAGAAGACTGAGCACGTGGCCGATGTGGTCCGCAGATGTCCCCACCACCAGAATGAAGACA ACGCGGAGCATCGCAGCCATCTGATCAGAGTGGAGGGCAGCCAGAGAGCTCTGTATTTCGAAGATCTGCACACAAAGAGGCAGAGTGTGACCGTCCCGTACGAGCCTCCGCAG ttgGGCTCTGAGATGACAACCATCCTGTTGAGCTTTATGTGCAACAGCTCATGCATGGGAGGAATGAACCGCAGACCCATCCTCACCATCCTGACCCTCGAGACTCCAGA GGGACTGGTTTTGGGGCGGAGGTGTTTTGAGGTGCGTGTCTGCGCTTGTCCAGGCAGGGACCGCAAAACTGAGGAGGAGAACAGCACCAAGACGCAGAACGgcaccaaacaaaccaaaaagcGAA AGAGCGCTCCTGCTTCTGACACCACTTCTGTGAAGAAGTCCAAACCTGCCTCCAGTGCAGAGGAGGACGACAAGGAGGTGTTTGTTCTATAT GTTCGTGGACGTGAGCGTTATGAGTTTTTGAAGAGAATCAACGACGGCCAGGACCTGCTTGAGAAAGAGAA CAAAACCAAGAGCAGCGCGTCTGTGAAACAAGAGGTTCCTCTGCCCTCCAGCGGCAAGAGACTCCtgcaaagaggagagaggagtgacAGCGACTGA